The following nucleotide sequence is from bacterium.
TTTGCATCTCACCTTTATACTCAAATCGTCGCCACGTGCCCTTGAACTCGGAAAGCGCAAGAAGGGTTTTATCTTTCGTAACACCAATAATATCCCCTACTGCCTGTGCAGCTTGGGCATTCAAAAGATTGTGGGCCCCCGGAACAGAAAGTTCTGCTTTTGGATATGATGTGTAATCTACGATTTTTGCTTTTGTATGTTCGATAACGGGATATATGAGCGGGTCTGCAGGGTTACAGACAACTGTGCCGTCTTTGGGAAGTTTTTGGACAAATTCCCTGAAAGCGCTTTGAATATCGTTTATGTCTTTGTAGTAATCAAGATGGTCGTTGTCTATATTTGTGATGACGATAATTTTTGGATGTATGTTTAAAAATGAGCGTTTGTATTCACATGCTTCGACAATAAAGTAATCGCTATTTCCTGCGATAAAATTGCTTTTCTCATCGAGGAGAAAGCTTCCTACGATAACAGTCGGGTCAAGTTGCGCATCGAGAAGAATTTTTGCAATCATTGCGGTTGTTGTTGTCTTTCCATGAGTGCCGGAAACAGCAATGGTATATTTGTCTTTTGAAATCAATCCGAGGAGCTCGGGGTATGAAAGCACCGGCAATCCTCTCTTTTTTGCTTCCAGAAATTCCGAATTGTTATTTGAAATAGCGATCGTGTATACAATGAGTTCGGTATTTTCCGGAATGTTTTTTGCACCATGTCCTTGGGATATGCGCGCACCCAATTTTTCCAATTCTGTCGTGATTTTTGAGACAGAAAGGTCGGAACCCGAGACTTGTTTTCCTTGCAAGAGAAACATTCGCGCAACAGAAGATACTCCGATACCGCCAATACCAATAAAATGGGCGGCGGATATGTTTTTCAAGTCAACACTCATAATTGTTTTATCAAACGGTTAAATTGCTCCCCCCTGTCAAACTCATTCTTAAACAACCCAAAAGAAGCAAAAGCAGGGCTAAGAAGGATAATATCCCCTTTTTTGCTTCCACGTAGAGCTTCTTGCAAAGCTTCTTTCAAGCTCTGCACACATTTAGTGGGAACAGACAGGTCTTTGATGCCTTGTGAAATTCTATCTGTTCCAGAACCCGGCAAAACGATAAGTGATTTTACATACGCCGGAATCTCCGACAGCAATTGCGTCATTTCGATTTTTTTATCCGCTCCGCCCATAATCAAAATGATGTTTTTCTTATGTGAAAGGGCTTTAAGCGCTGCGAGTGTTGCGTGGGGTGTTGTCGCGGTCGTATCGTTATATATTTTAATTCTTTTATATATCTTTATTAATTCCATTCTGCCTGAAACTCCCTTGAAATTTTCAACGGCTTTTTTTGTCACGGCCTTTGGAATTTTTAAAACATCCGCCACAGCGACTGCAAGGGAAATATTTTCTTTATTATGCTGTCCAAGCAAATGCGCTTTCCATGTTGAAGGAATGCGTGCGGGAGAAATAATCTTTGACTGTATTTTTCCCCCGTATGTTTTTCGTATCATAGAAGAAACATGTTTTCCCAATACAAGAAAATCTTTCTTTTTTTGATAGAGAAAGACATTTGCCTTATCTTTTAAGTACACACGCATATCGCCTTTATAGTAGTTGAGGTGGTCTTCCATAAATGTCGTAAAGACTGCGATGTGAGGACTAATCCTTGAATCGCCGAAGCCCTGCAGCTGCCAGGAATCCAACTCCAAAACAACAAGGTCTTTCGGTTTTGTTTTCTTAAGAAGGGGCAGTGTGGCAATCCCTTTCACATTGCCACCAAGGTATACGTTTTTCTCTGCGGATTTGAGTATTTCGTAGACAAGATGAGTGACTGTCGATTTGCCCCGGGTACCGGTAATTCCGATAATTGTCGCGGGAGAAAGTCGGGTAAATAGTGAGGTGCTCATTTTAACGGGAACAGCGTGTTTTCGAGCTTCCGCAACATATGGAGAATCAAGAGGTACGCCAGCGGCTTTAATCACTAAATCAACACCATTAAAATCCTCAAGCCGGTGACCGCCAAGATGGTAAGTGATATTTTTAAATTTCTTGAGTTTTTTTAGGCTTGGCAGGAGCTCTTTTTCTGTTTTTAAATCCGTAACAATGAGGTGTTGTGCGTATTGAGCCAAAAAAGCGATGTCACCCACCCCGCGCCCAAGAAGACCAAGCCCCATAACAGTCATTCTTTTACCCTTAAAAAATTCCTTAAAATCCATTGACTTACTATAACAAAAACCCCGCTTCTAAAAATAAGAAGCGGGGTAGATAAAGCAGCATTACATCTCGACATTTACCTCTATTGAGGCGTTGAGGTCGTAGAGGTAATAGTCCGGACCCATAACACTTTCCCGCATCTTGTGGAGCCAATGACCTGCTCCGTCTTTTTCCGATGCAAGGAGATGAAACCTGTCGATTTCTCCTAAATAACCCAAAACACCACAGTTATAGTGTTTAGTATATGAGTCAATAAAGGT
It contains:
- the murD gene encoding UDP-N-acetylmuramoyl-L-alanine--D-glutamate ligase, with the protein product MDFKEFFKGKRMTVMGLGLLGRGVGDIAFLAQYAQHLIVTDLKTEKELLPSLKKLKKFKNITYHLGGHRLEDFNGVDLVIKAAGVPLDSPYVAEARKHAVPVKMSTSLFTRLSPATIIGITGTRGKSTVTHLVYEILKSAEKNVYLGGNVKGIATLPLLKKTKPKDLVVLELDSWQLQGFGDSRISPHIAVFTTFMEDHLNYYKGDMRVYLKDKANVFLYQKKKDFLVLGKHVSSMIRKTYGGKIQSKIISPARIPSTWKAHLLGQHNKENISLAVAVADVLKIPKAVTKKAVENFKGVSGRMELIKIYKRIKIYNDTTATTPHATLAALKALSHKKNIILIMGGADKKIEMTQLLSEIPAYVKSLIVLPGSGTDRISQGIKDLSVPTKCVQSLKEALQEALRGSKKGDIILLSPAFASFGLFKNEFDRGEQFNRLIKQL
- the murC gene encoding UDP-N-acetylmuramate--L-alanine ligase; amino-acid sequence: MKNISAAHFIGIGGIGVSSVARMFLLQGKQVSGSDLSVSKITTELEKLGARISQGHGAKNIPENTELIVYTIAISNNNSEFLEAKKRGLPVLSYPELLGLISKDKYTIAVSGTHGKTTTTAMIAKILLDAQLDPTVIVGSFLLDEKSNFIAGNSDYFIVEACEYKRSFLNIHPKIIVITNIDNDHLDYYKDINDIQSAFREFVQKLPKDGTVVCNPADPLIYPVIEHTKAKIVDYTSYPKAELSVPGAHNLLNAQAAQAVGDIIGVTKDKTLLALSEFKGTWRRFEYKGEMQNGALVYDDYGHHPTEISATLSAARAMFPNKKLVVIFQPHLYSRTKILLPQFVESLRVADEVFLAPIYAAREKFDPAISSNTLAKLLSDENIPAAAFTDQNLMVQRIKKEFSDKNSLILTIGAGDIYKIGELLLSATREEKTF